The following coding sequences are from one Scomber japonicus isolate fScoJap1 chromosome 3, fScoJap1.pri, whole genome shotgun sequence window:
- the fam72a gene encoding protein FAM72A: MSTSNANFKNKCVTQVNCIFCDSLLCTRGMKAVLLADTEVELFSTDIPPNRTVDFVASCYSTESCKCKLRDIACLKCGNVVGYHVVAPCKPCLLSCNNGHFWMFNSDAVSTLNRLDATGLNLLLWGDLPELDDSENEESESPSEEECIR, from the exons ATGTCTACATCCAACGCCAATTTCAAAAACAAGTGTGTGACCCAAGTGAATTGcatattttgtgacagtttACTCTGCACGAGAGGCATGAAAGCAGTGCTTCTTGCAGACACCGAGGTTGAGCTGTTTTCCACTGATATACCACCCAACAG AACTGTTGACTTTGTGGCCAGCTGCTACTCGACTGAAAGCTGCAAATGCAAACTGAGAGACATCGCATGTCTCAAGTG CGGTAATGTTGTGGGTTATCATGTTGTGGCCCCCTGTAAACCCTGCCTGCTCTCCTGTAACAACGGCCATTTCTGGATGTTCAATAGTGATGCCGTGTCTACTCTTAACAGACTGGATGCGACAG GTCTGAATCTGCTCCTGTGGGGAGATCTTCCAGAGCTGGATGACAGTGAAAATGAGGAATCAGAAAGCCCATCAGAGGAGGAGTGCATTAGGTAG